The segment GCGATTCTTCTATCTTCTTGAGCAATTTTTGTTCTCTTCCTCTTAATCTGAGTAGAAAACTTCTATCGGATTCAGCGCTTGCCTGATCACCGAGGTCAGGGAAATTAGTCTTTTCAGGGGTCAATGTGCTTATGGTTACACCTGCTTCGTTTAAAATAGATGCCCTCTGTGCTTCAAGTTTTTTCTTGATAGCAAGGATACGTCTTGTATCAGGATCGAGTATTTTATGTTTCGACTTAAGTTTCTTTGGTTCCGCCTTCACCGTAGATTTGGTAGCCATATGATCACCCCCCGGGTAAAATTGTGGTATATTAGCAAACTAAATTTATGCAAGTCAACCAAAATATATTTTTCCTCCGCTCCGTCCGTCTGGTTTGTTATACAAAGAATTCCCC is part of the Nitrospirota bacterium genome and harbors:
- the dksA gene encoding RNA polymerase-binding protein DksA; amino-acid sequence: MATKSTVKAEPKKLKSKHKILDPDTRRILAIKKKLEAQRASILNEAGVTISTLTPEKTNFPDLGDQASAESDRSFLLRLRGREQKLLKKIEESLERIENGTYGICIECGEKIGIKRLEARPVTTLCIECKTKQEEEEKLRE